In Mycolicibacterium nivoides, the DNA window GCGCCGTGCCCCGACACGCGGGTGGGTTCCCGCCGAAGGTGCTGTTCGTGGGCGTGAAGGAAGCCCATTTGAGACAGAACTGTGGTTTTCGTCACGTTTAGGAGAATGTCATTCTCTAAGGAAAAGGCTACTGGCCGGTAGCTCTCCGCTAGCACCGGCAAGCACAAACTTGACACCTGTCGAGTTTAGACCTCGACCTGCGGCTACGCCAGGCCGGGTGCCCCGGTGTGAACCCGCTTGTCCAACTCCCTGGCCACCAGTTCGCTGGCCGATTCCGCCGAGCGACGCGGATCATGGCCCGCCGCCCGATGCGCGACGTAGCAGGCGGTGAACATGTCCCCCGCCCCCGTGGTCTGAACATCCAGGACCCGCCAGGCGGCCGGCACGCGTTCCACCGCACCCTCTATATAGATGTCGCATCCTTCCGAGCCGTAGGTCACCAGGATCTCCGCGACGCCGAGTCGCTCCGCGCTCGACGCGTCGAACGCACCGTCGGCGACGATCACCGCCTCATCCTCGGCGAGCTTGAGGATGTCGACATCGGCCAGCAGGCCCGCGGGAAAGTGGCGATCCTCGATCAACGGCCCCAATCGGTCGGCCCGCACCAGCCCCTGCCCGTCATAGGCGACCCGATGGCCGCGTGCCGCGAGGGCGGCCAGCGTCTCCGCCGGGAAATCGGTGCGGAGCAGCGGGGCCAGGTGCACCCATGTCGTCGCCGGATCGGCCACGTCGATGTCCGCGGCGGTCCACACCGGGCCGATAGCCTGCACACCCATGTGACGGTGATCGGTGTCGTCGTAGTCGAGGCTGAACGAACTGGTCACTTCCGAGGGCAGGATCTGCACCAGCGACCCGAACCGCGCGCGCAACTCGTCGAACAGGGCGTGATCACGTTCGGCACCCATCGCGATGATCCGGCCGGGTCCGCCGGCCGCCTGCAGCGCCACTCCCGCGAACGACGCGCATCCCCCCGGGCTCGGCGGAGCCCCGTTGATGATGTCGATCGCGAGGTTGCCGAGCACGGTTACCCCAGGGACTAGCTCTCGTGGCATGGATGAAGTCTCCCGGTCTGGACGATCGCCGCGCTCCCCGACCCTGCCCGACTCCCCGTCCCGACATCAAAATGTGATCCACCTCACATCGCCGCCGGAGCGGAATGTCACTCGCGGGATCCGCATTCAAATCACATAGATAGCCAATGTTGTGACGAAGGGTAGTGCCAAATGCGCATGGATTCGAGACTGAAACTCCTCCTCTGTACCGCCGGCTTGGCGGCCGCCGCCGTCATGGCGGTACTGGGCCTCCAAACAGCCCAGATCCAGAGCACACCCGACATGTCCGTGCCCGCAGCCGAATCCACCATGCAGTTCGGCGAGACCGTGACCCAATCCGTACCGCCATCCCGGCCCGACACACCCGCAGCCACGCCACCGGTCAAGGCGCAACCCGCACCGACCGCAGAGCCCGGATAAGCCCGAAGGCTCACGCCGGCAGGTTGTATGGCGTGATCACCTGAATGGGTACGGGGCGGACCGGCTCGCCCGGCAGTGCGCCGTGTTGCTGCAGGATCAGCCGCATCGCCAGTCGCGCGTCGGCCCGGAGATCGTTGTGCAGGACCACCGAAATCCTGCCTTCCCGCAGCAGTCTGCGGTTGTCCACATCGAGATCGTGGGCGACGAACACCCGGCACTCTCGTCCGAGCTTCTCGAACGCCGCCACCGTGGCAGCGTTCCCGCCTCCTGGTGAATAGACCGCCTCCACGGACGGGTGACGCTGCAGCGCGTCGAGCACCAGCCGTTCGTTGGTCGCGTCGATGCCATCGCTGTCGGTGACCTCGACGACCGCGCGACCGGAACCGCGCAACCCCGACCGGAATCCCACCTCACGCTCGCCCTCGCCACGAAACACCGTGCGGCTCAGGGTGATCAGCACCTCGGAGGGGGCGGGTCCCAGCCATTGCTCGATCAGGTAGGCCGCCGTCGCACCGGCCCCGTGGTTGTCGATGCCGACGTATGCACTGCGGGCACTGGTGGGGATGTCGGTCGTGTACGTCACCACCGGAACACCGGCGGCGACCAGGCGATCGACGGCCTCGGCCACCTCGGGTTCGTCGGCGGCCTTGAGCACCACGCCGTGGCTGCTGCGGATGCCCGCCAGGGTGTCGACCATCTGGGCGGTCGAGCCGGATTCCCACAGGTGGAAGCGAGCCCGCAGCATTGCCGGGGCGAACGTGGGCAATTCGGCCTCGACGGCGGCCCGGAACGCGTCGGAGAACCGTTGCGGGGTCTGCATGACCACATCGATCAGGTAGCGACGCCCGTTGAGCCGCAACTGCGCCCGTTGCTTGTCCAGATCGGCGATCGCCTGGCGCACCTCGGCTCGGGTGTTCTCACGCACGCCAGGGCGGTCGTTGAGCACCCGGTCCACCGTGGCCTCGCTCAAACCGCACTGCTGAGCGATCTCACGGACCTTGTATCGGTGCGCCACCTCCGACCTCCGATGCCTGCTGATGGTTTTTTGATGGATTTTTGCCGTTGATTGTGCCACAGGACACAGCAAGACTGTCAGCCATGACCACGACATTGCGGACATCGCAGACCAGGCCCCGGGCTTGGATCGAGGAAGCGGACTGCTCCCTCGACGAGTTCCGCGCCCAGGTGTCCCGCACCACCGACGCCGACGACTACCCCCTGGCCGCCGATATCCGGCACAACGTCCCGGTGTACTCGGCCGCCACCATCGCCGGCGCCGACCGCCGCGGGCTGCAGGCCGAGTTGATCGGCGCGTTGGCCGACGGCCCGGGCGTCGTGGTGTTCGAAGGTGCCTTCGATGAGGACGTCGTCGATCGGGCCGGCGCTGCGTTCGGCGCGCTGATCGAAACCCAGCGCGCCGAAGGCGCCGCCGCCGGTGACCACTTCGGCAAGGCCGGTGCGAACGACCGCATCTGGAATGCCGCGCAGAAGCTGGCCCTGCATTCCCCCGGCGTGTACGCCGAGTACTACGCCAACGACGCACTGGCCGTCGTGTCACAGGCCTGGCTGGGCCCGCGCTACCAGGTCACCTCACAGGTCAACGTCGTCAATCCCGGTGGTGCAGCACAGGTTCCGCATCGCGACTATCACCTCGGTTTCGTCACTCCGGACCAGTTGGCCGATTACCCCGCACATCTGCACCGGCTGTCGCCGGCGATGACGCTGCAGGGTGCGGTGGCGCATTGCGACATGCCGCTGGCCAGCGGGCCGACCATGCTGTTGCCGTACTCGCAGACGTTCGAGGCCGGGTACATCGCGTTCTACCGGCCGGAGTTCATCGAGTTCTTCGCCGCCCACCAGGTTCAGGTGCCGCTACGCAAGGGCGATGCGGTCTTCTTCAATCCGGCGCTGTATCACGGCGCAGGCACCAACACCTCGACCGACATCCGGCGTATGGCCAACCTGCTGCAGATCTCCTCGCCGTTCGGGCGCGCGATGGAAGCACTCGATCGAACCGCGATGGTCCGGGCCGTGTACCCGGCCCTGCTGGCGATGAAGTCCGCGGGTTACTCCGAGCGGGAGCTGTCCAACGCCGTCAACGCCACCGCCGAGGGCTACGCGTTCCCGACGAATCTCGACAGGGACCAACCCATCGGCAGTCTGGCGCCGCCCAGCCAGGTCGACACCGTGCTGGCCGCACTGGCCGGCGATCTGTCTCCCGAAGAACTCGACACCATCCTCGATCAGCAACACGAACGGAGAATCCCATGACCACGCTCGGCGTTATCGGACTGGGCCGCATCGGCGCATTCCACACCGAAACCCTCTCCGCCTTGGACGGTTTGGACGGGCTGGTGATCACCGACGAGCGCACCGACGTGGCCGCGGCGGTGGCCGCCAAGCACGGCGCCAAAGCCGTCGACACCGTCGAGGAACTGTTGTCCTCCGGCATCGACGGCGTGGTGGTTGCCGCCGCGACACCCGCGCACGCCGAGCTGACGCTGGCCGCCGTCGGGCGCGGCATCCCGACCTTCTGCGAGAAGCCGATCGCCTCCACCGCCTTGGAGAGCGCGCGGGTCGCCGAGACCATCGCACGAACCGGCGTCCCCGTGCAGGTCGGATACCAGCGCCGCTTCGATGCCGCCTTCGCCGCCGCCAAGCGTGCGGTCGACGACGGGTCGTTGGGCACCCTGCACACGGTGCGCAGCACCACGATGGACCCGGCTCCCCCGCCGCTGGACTACATCAAGGGCTCCGGCGGAATCTTCCGTGATTGCGCCGTGCACGATTTCGACATCATCCGCTGGATCACCGGCCAGAACGCGGTCGAGGTGTACGCCACCGGATCCGTACAGGGCGACCCGCTTTTCGCCGAGTACGGCGACGTGGACACAGCCGCGGTGATCGTGCGGTTCGACGGAGGTGCGCTGGGCGTCGTGTCGAATGCCCGCTACAACGCCCGCGGATACGACTGCCGCCTTGAGGTTCACGGGTTCGACGACAGTGTCGCCGCCGGCTGGGATCAGGGTGTGCCGATGCGAAATGTCGACCCGGCCAACACATTCCCGGCCGGCCCCGCACACAATTTCTTCATGGACCGCTTCACCGAAGCGTTCCGCACGGAGCTGGCCGGCTTCGTGGAGGTGGCCAAGGGCGCGCCGGTCGCCGGCGCCACGGTGGCCGACGCCGTCGAGGTGGCCTGGCTGGCCGAGGCCGCCACCGAGTCCCTGCGTCGGGGCACCCCGGTGCGCATCGAGGAGGTTCGCAACGCATGAGCGCCAACATCAAGACCGGCGGGCAGGAGCGCAGCGACCGGGGAATCAAAATCGCCGGGGCGCCGATCTCGTGGGGCGTCTGCGAGGTACCCGGCTGGGGTCATCAACTCGACCCCGAACGCGTGCTCACCGAGATGCGCGACACCGGCCTGACCGCCACCGAACTCGGCCCGGAAGGCTTCCTGCCCGCCGACACCGCCGAACTTCAATCCGTGCTGACCCGGCACGGGCTGGCCTGCGTAGGTGGGTTCGTCCCGGTGGTGCTGCACAACGCCGGCCACGATCCCGCCGATGACCTCGCCGGACCGCTCGATTCGCTGGTGGCGGCCGGCGCCGGGGTCGTGGTGCTTGCCGCGGCCACCGGTTTCGACGGCTACGACTCCCGGCCGGTGCTCGACGACGACCAGTGGGCGACACTGCTGTCCAACCTGGACCGGCTGGCCTCGATCGTCGCCGCCCGCGGCCTGCTTGCGGTGCTGCATCCGCACGTGGGAACCATGGTCGAGACTCGCGACGATGTGGACCGAGTGCTGGCCGGCTCGACGATCCCGCTCTGTCTGGACACCGGCCATCTGCTGATCGGCGGCACCGACCCCCTTGAGCTGGCCAAGGCCGTCCCGCACCGCATCAAGCACACTCATCTGAAGGACGTGGACGCTGCGCTGGCCGCCATGGTGCAGTCCGGTGAGGTCAGCTACACCGATGCCGTCAAGGCCGGGATGTACACGCCCTTGGGCACTGGTGACGTTGACATCGCGGGCATCGTCTCGGTCTTACGGGACAACGGTTTCGACGGATGGTTCGTGATGGAGCAGGACACCATCCTGGACGACGCGCCCGTCGGTGACGGGCCGGTCGCCGACGTGCGCACCAGCGTGGCGTACTTGAAGTCCGTCACCTCGTGACCGGATTGCGCATCGGTGTGCTCGGCGCTTCCCGGATCGCTGAGAAGGCCATCGTGGGGCCGGCGCAGGAACTGGGACACCGGCTGGTGGCGGTCGCCGCGCGTGATCCGCAGCGCGCGGCGGCTTTTGCCGACAAATACGGTGTGGAGCGCGTGCTCGGCTCGTACCCCGAGGTGATCGACGACGCCGAGGTGGATGTCGTCTACAACCCGTTGGCCAACGGATTGCACGCGCCGTGGAATCTGGCGGCGATCGCCGCCGGCAAGCCCGTGCTCAGCGAGAAGCCATTCGCACGCAACAGATCTGAGGCCGCCACAGTCGCCCGGGCCGCCGAGGCCGCGGGAGTGACGGTGCTGGAGGGGTTCCACTACTTCTTCCACCCGGTCACACAGCGGGCCTTTGCCCTGGCCGCCGGCGGTGAGATCGGTCGGCTCACCCGGGTCGAGGTGCGGATGGCGATGCCCGCACCGGACGACGATGACCCCCGCTGGTCCCTGGAACTGGCCGGCGGGGCCCTGATGGACCTCGGCTGCTACGGCATGCACGTCCTGCGATCGTTGGGCCGTCTGGACGTCGACGGGCTTCGTGGCGCACCGTCAATCGTCACTGCCCGTGCCGAGCAACGCTCGACCAATGTCGATGCGACGTGCGATGTCGAGGTCGGTTTCCCGGGCGGCGCGACCGGGTTGACCGCCAATTCGATGGTGGCGCCCGAGTATTCGTTCACTATCAGGATCGTCGGCAGTGAGGGTGAGGTGCTGGTCCACGATTTCATCCGGCCCAACGACGACGACGGGATCACCGTGCGGACGGCCGCCGGCGAACGCGTCGAGCGACTCGGCACCCGGGCCAGCTATACCTACCAACTGGAGGCGTTCGCCGATCACGTACAGAACGGTGCGACGCTGCCGTTCGGAGTCGCGGACGCGGTGACCAACATGGCCTACGTCGACGCCGCATACCGGGCCGCGGGACTACCCACGCGTTAGTGCCGCGGCGCCGCGGTCGAACCCCGCACCACGAGCTTGGGTTCGCACACCACATCGACCCGATCGCCGGTCGCTTCGATCCGCTCGACGGCTCGGCCCACTGCCAACTCGGCGAGTTGCGCGCTGTCCTGTCCGACGGTTGTCAGGTCCACATGGGCCAGTCCTGCCAGCGGGCTGTCGTCGAACCCGACCACCGACACGTCCTGCGGGATCCGGATTCCGGCCCGGATCGCCGCGTCGACGAAGCCCAGCGCACAGCGGTCGTTGAAGGCGAATACCGCTGTGGGTAGGGATGGTTCGGCGCACAGCGCGGCCGCTGCGGCAGCTCCTTCACGTTCGGTAGTGCCGCCTTCGAGAAGGGTCACGACAATCCCCGCCGCGGCGGCGGCGCGGCGAACGCCCTTGCGGCGTTCGGCCGCGCCGGGTGCCCGACCGCCGTCCAGGTAGGTGATCGCCGTGTGGCCCCGTTCGGCCAGGTGGCCGACAGCCAGTCCGGCCCCGAACGTGTCGTCGTTGCGGACCGCGTCCACACCGCGGACCTTGCGCGCCATCGCCACGACGGGCAGCCGGGTGTCGATGTCGACCAGTTCGCGCACCGGTAGTTCGGTACCGATCAACACGAGCGCCTCGACGCGGTCGTCGAGCAGGGTCCGGACCGCGCGCCGTTCGTCGTGGTGCGGGGTGACACAACTCAACAGCACGTCGTACCCGCGCATCTCGGCCGCCCGGTAGACACCGTCGACCAAGCCGGCGTGGAACTCCTGGCCCGCGGTGAACACCACGCCGAGAAGGTTGGAGCGCTGAGAACGCAACATCCGGGCCCGCAGGTCGGGCCGGTAGCCGATCTCGTCGGCGGCGCGGCGCACCCGTTCCCGGGTGGCGGCACTGGCACCGGGGGCATCGCGCATCACGATCGACACCAGGGCACGCGATACCCCGGCATGTTGAGCCACGTCATGGAGGGTGGGCCGATCGCGCATCCGGTCATTCTAGAACGTTCTAGGAATTTTCTTGACTAAGCCCGCCCACGGCCGCTTTACTTTTCCTCAGACCTAGAACGTTCTAGTAAACCGGGAGACCTCATGGCGGATCAGCTGAACTTCGGCCTCATCGGCACCGGGTGGATCGGCCGATTCCATGCCGAATCCCTGGCGTCCCGAGTACCAGGCGCCACCCTGGCCGCCGTCGCTGATCCGAATATCGAAGCGGCCCAATCGATCGGAGCGCCCCGCGCGTACGCCGACCCACTGGAGCTGATCGGCGACAGCCGGATCGACGCGGTGGCCATCAGCTCCCCCGCCGCCACCCATGCCGCCCTCGTGGTGGCCGCCGCCGAGGCCGGTAAGCACGTCTTCTGCGAGAAGTCGATGGCCCTGACCCTGGACGACGCCGATCGTGCGATCCGCGCCGCCGAGCAGGCCGGCGTGGCGCTGCAGGTCGGTTTCAACCGTCGCTTCGCGAGCGACTTCGCCGCGGCCCGCGAGGCGATCGCGGCAGGCTCGATCGGTACACCCCAACTGCTGCGCTCCCTGACCCGCGACCCCGGCATCTCCGTGGAAGTCGCGGCCCGCGTCAAGCCCTGGACGATCTTCAACGAGACCCTGATCCACGATTTCGACACCTTGTGCTGGCTCAACCCCGGTGCGCGGGTGGTCGAGGTCTACGCGCAGGCAGCGGCATTGATACATCCGCAGTTCGCCGGGGACGGATTCCTGGACACGTCGGTGGTTCAGATTCGCTTCGACAACGGGGCCTTCGGCACCGCCGAAGCCAGCTTCCAGGCCTCCTACGGCTACGACGTCCGCGGTGAGGTCTTCGGTTCAGAAGGCGTGCTGCTGGCGGGCCGGGCGCCCGAGCAGGCGGGCCGGCTCAACACCGAACTGTTCCACGACGCCTATGCGGCCCAATTCGTCCACTTCGTCGACAGCGTCAAGGCTGGCACGCAGCCGTCGGTCACCGGCCACGATGCTCGGATCGCGCTCGAAATCGCCTTGGCCGCGGCAGAATCCGTCCGCACCGGCGCACCGGTCGCGCTCGCGGACGCGGTGCGCTCATGACATTCGAACTCGCGATCTGCTCGGAGATGGTGTTCAGCGATCTCGACATCGTCGAACGGGCCCGGCGCATATGCGAACTCGGCTTCGCGGTGGAGATCTGGAGCTTCCACGACAAAGACCTCGATGCACTGGCCGCGACCGGCGCCCGGTTCTCATCGATGACCGGCTATCTGCACGGAGATCTCTACGACCCGGCCGGCGCCCGCGAGGTGGTGCGTACCGCGCAGCAGGCCATCAAAGCCGCTGAGGTACTCGGGGTTCCGCGACTCGTCGTGCATCCGGGCGAGCTGGTCGACGGTCAGGCCGCCCGGCCCCGCCACCGGGTCACCGGCGACATGTGGTTCGCGGCGCTGCGGGGGCTGGAAGCGCTCGGTGAGCTGGGCGCCGAAGCCGGCGTCACGTTCTGTCTGGAAAATCTCAACACCATCGTCGACCATCCCGGGGTAC includes these proteins:
- a CDS encoding LacI family DNA-binding transcriptional regulator, whose protein sequence is MAHRYKVREIAQQCGLSEATVDRVLNDRPGVRENTRAEVRQAIADLDKQRAQLRLNGRRYLIDVVMQTPQRFSDAFRAAVEAELPTFAPAMLRARFHLWESGSTAQMVDTLAGIRSSHGVVLKAADEPEVAEAVDRLVAAGVPVVTYTTDIPTSARSAYVGIDNHGAGATAAYLIEQWLGPAPSEVLITLSRTVFRGEGEREVGFRSGLRGSGRAVVEVTDSDGIDATNERLVLDALQRHPSVEAVYSPGGGNAATVAAFEKLGRECRVFVAHDLDVDNRRLLREGRISVVLHNDLRADARLAMRLILQQHGALPGEPVRPVPIQVITPYNLPA
- a CDS encoding sugar phosphate isomerase/epimerase family protein; this encodes MSANIKTGGQERSDRGIKIAGAPISWGVCEVPGWGHQLDPERVLTEMRDTGLTATELGPEGFLPADTAELQSVLTRHGLACVGGFVPVVLHNAGHDPADDLAGPLDSLVAAGAGVVVLAAATGFDGYDSRPVLDDDQWATLLSNLDRLASIVAARGLLAVLHPHVGTMVETRDDVDRVLAGSTIPLCLDTGHLLIGGTDPLELAKAVPHRIKHTHLKDVDAALAAMVQSGEVSYTDAVKAGMYTPLGTGDVDIAGIVSVLRDNGFDGWFVMEQDTILDDAPVGDGPVADVRTSVAYLKSVTS
- a CDS encoding Gfo/Idh/MocA family protein, which codes for MTTLGVIGLGRIGAFHTETLSALDGLDGLVITDERTDVAAAVAAKHGAKAVDTVEELLSSGIDGVVVAAATPAHAELTLAAVGRGIPTFCEKPIASTALESARVAETIARTGVPVQVGYQRRFDAAFAAAKRAVDDGSLGTLHTVRSTTMDPAPPPLDYIKGSGGIFRDCAVHDFDIIRWITGQNAVEVYATGSVQGDPLFAEYGDVDTAAVIVRFDGGALGVVSNARYNARGYDCRLEVHGFDDSVAAGWDQGVPMRNVDPANTFPAGPAHNFFMDRFTEAFRTELAGFVEVAKGAPVAGATVADAVEVAWLAEAATESLRRGTPVRIEEVRNA
- a CDS encoding TIM barrel protein; the protein is MTFELAICSEMVFSDLDIVERARRICELGFAVEIWSFHDKDLDALAATGARFSSMTGYLHGDLYDPAGAREVVRTAQQAIKAAEVLGVPRLVVHPGELVDGQAARPRHRVTGDMWFAALRGLEALGELGAEAGVTFCLENLNTIVDHPGVPLARAKDTLALIEAVDHPNVKMMLDLYHAQIGEGNLVDLVRRAGSAIGEIQVADVPGRCEPGTGEIYYPAIAKALRDSGYTGTVGMEAYASGDSVAALEAFRAAFS
- a CDS encoding Gfo/Idh/MocA family oxidoreductase, translating into MADQLNFGLIGTGWIGRFHAESLASRVPGATLAAVADPNIEAAQSIGAPRAYADPLELIGDSRIDAVAISSPAATHAALVVAAAEAGKHVFCEKSMALTLDDADRAIRAAEQAGVALQVGFNRRFASDFAAAREAIAAGSIGTPQLLRSLTRDPGISVEVAARVKPWTIFNETLIHDFDTLCWLNPGARVVEVYAQAAALIHPQFAGDGFLDTSVVQIRFDNGAFGTAEASFQASYGYDVRGEVFGSEGVLLAGRAPEQAGRLNTELFHDAYAAQFVHFVDSVKAGTQPSVTGHDARIALEIALAAAESVRTGAPVALADAVRS
- a CDS encoding phytanoyl-CoA dioxygenase family protein: MTTTLRTSQTRPRAWIEEADCSLDEFRAQVSRTTDADDYPLAADIRHNVPVYSAATIAGADRRGLQAELIGALADGPGVVVFEGAFDEDVVDRAGAAFGALIETQRAEGAAAGDHFGKAGANDRIWNAAQKLALHSPGVYAEYYANDALAVVSQAWLGPRYQVTSQVNVVNPGGAAQVPHRDYHLGFVTPDQLADYPAHLHRLSPAMTLQGAVAHCDMPLASGPTMLLPYSQTFEAGYIAFYRPEFIEFFAAHQVQVPLRKGDAVFFNPALYHGAGTNTSTDIRRMANLLQISSPFGRAMEALDRTAMVRAVYPALLAMKSAGYSERELSNAVNATAEGYAFPTNLDRDQPIGSLAPPSQVDTVLAALAGDLSPEELDTILDQQHERRIP
- a CDS encoding LacI family DNA-binding transcriptional regulator, producing MRDRPTLHDVAQHAGVSRALVSIVMRDAPGASAATRERVRRAADEIGYRPDLRARMLRSQRSNLLGVVFTAGQEFHAGLVDGVYRAAEMRGYDVLLSCVTPHHDERRAVRTLLDDRVEALVLIGTELPVRELVDIDTRLPVVAMARKVRGVDAVRNDDTFGAGLAVGHLAERGHTAITYLDGGRAPGAAERRKGVRRAAAAAGIVVTLLEGGTTEREGAAAAAALCAEPSLPTAVFAFNDRCALGFVDAAIRAGIRIPQDVSVVGFDDSPLAGLAHVDLTTVGQDSAQLAELAVGRAVERIEATGDRVDVVCEPKLVVRGSTAAPRH
- a CDS encoding Gfo/Idh/MocA family protein; this encodes MTGLRIGVLGASRIAEKAIVGPAQELGHRLVAVAARDPQRAAAFADKYGVERVLGSYPEVIDDAEVDVVYNPLANGLHAPWNLAAIAAGKPVLSEKPFARNRSEAATVARAAEAAGVTVLEGFHYFFHPVTQRAFALAAGGEIGRLTRVEVRMAMPAPDDDDPRWSLELAGGALMDLGCYGMHVLRSLGRLDVDGLRGAPSIVTARAEQRSTNVDATCDVEVGFPGGATGLTANSMVAPEYSFTIRIVGSEGEVLVHDFIRPNDDDGITVRTAAGERVERLGTRASYTYQLEAFADHVQNGATLPFGVADAVTNMAYVDAAYRAAGLPTR
- a CDS encoding PfkB family carbohydrate kinase produces the protein MPRELVPGVTVLGNLAIDIINGAPPSPGGCASFAGVALQAAGGPGRIIAMGAERDHALFDELRARFGSLVQILPSEVTSSFSLDYDDTDHRHMGVQAIGPVWTAADIDVADPATTWVHLAPLLRTDFPAETLAALAARGHRVAYDGQGLVRADRLGPLIEDRHFPAGLLADVDILKLAEDEAVIVADGAFDASSAERLGVAEILVTYGSEGCDIYIEGAVERVPAAWRVLDVQTTGAGDMFTACYVAHRAAGHDPRRSAESASELVARELDKRVHTGAPGLA